In Tessaracoccus sp. MC1865, the DNA window CAGGCCACCGTGATCTCCGCGCGGCGGTCATCGCCGGGCCCCACCACCAGGAAATCCGCGCCCGTCGCGTCGCTGTTGACGGGGCAGCCCCGCTGCCAGGCGGCCGCGATCCACACCATCGTCACCCAGTGGCCGGGATGCGACGAGGCCAGCGCGACGTCGATGGGCTCGCCGTCGTCGTGCCCGAGGTCCGCGATGAGGTTGGCGGTCTTGTCCACCCAGTTGGCGAACGTGACCGCGGACAGTTCGATGCGTGAGCCTTCCGCTCCGTCGTAGTAGGTGAACAGCGGCTGCGCGCCCTGCCGGGCGACGCGCTTCTGGAGGGCGGAAACGAGCATGGGTGCAGCCTAGACGGCTAGGGTCTTTCCATGCGTTACGTCGTCATCATGGCCGGTGGGTCCGGCACGCGCCTGTGGCCGCTCTCGCGCAAGGGCAGGCCGAAGCAGTTGCTGGAGATGGTGGGCGGGAAGTCCCTGCTCCGGCTGGCCTACGAACGACTGGACGGACTCGTCGACAAGAACCGCATCCTGGTCTGCACGGGCCGCAGCTACGCCGACGACGTGGCACGCCAGCTTCCGGAACTCGCGCCCGGCAACATCCTGGGGGAGCCCGAGGGCCGCGACTCCCTCAACGCGGTGGCCTGGTCCGCAGCCGTCGTCGCGGACCGTGATCCCGACGGGGTGGTCGCCATGGTGACGGCTGACCAGATCATCGAACCCGTCGACGAGTTCCAACGTTCCTTGTCGCTCGCCTTCGACGTCGCGGAGGCCCGCCCCAACGCGCTGGTCACCCTCGGCGTCGTGCCCACCTCGCCGCACACCGGCTACGGCTACCTGCACCGCGCGGACGAACTCGAGGGCTTCAGCGGAGTCCACCGCGTCGCGGAGTTCAAGGAGAAGCCCAGCCGGGACGTCGCCGTCGCATACGTGAACTCGGGGGAGTACTGGTGGAACGCCGGCATGTTCGTCTGGCGGGCCAACACCTTGCTCAGCCAACTGGACCAGCTGCTGCCGGACACGGCCCGGACCGTGCGCGAAATCGTGGCGCATCCCGAGCGCCTGGATGAGCTGTTCCCGACCCTCCAGAAGATCTCCGTGGACTACGCGGTGATGGAGCCCGCCTCCGTGGGCAAGACCGACGCCGAGGTGGTCAGCGTCGGGCTGCACATCCATTGGAAGGACGTGGGTGGTTTCCTGTCGCTCGCGGAGTTGTTCACCCGCGACGAGCACGGCAACGCCGTCGACGGCCGGACGGTGACCCTGGATTCGTCGGGCTCGGTGCTGGTCAACGCCGCTGGGCCGGACCATGTGGTGGCCGCGCTGGGCCTGAAGAACTGTCTCGTGGTGGCCACGGAGACTGCCACGTTGGTGGCCGGCCTCGAAGATTCCGAGCGGATCCGTGAACTCGTCGAGCTGGTGCGAACCCGTGTTGGGGCAGAATACGCCTAACCCGTCCGCAGCCGTCTGGAGGAACCATGCGAGACACCCGGTTCGTGAGGCGTCTCCTCGCGGTCGTCCTGGTGGCTTCCGCGGTGGTTCACGTCAGCGCGCTGCTGCTCGTCGGGCTGGTCCTCCTCCCCGTCGGTGAGTCGGGGCGCAGCTTCCTCCTCTGGCCGCTGTCCGTGACGGCGCTCGCGGTGAGCCTCGGTGTCGTCGTCTGGGGGGCGACCACGGTGGTCCGGGTGTCTGCCATGGCGGCGTCGTCGTCGCCCCAGGATCGGCAGGCTCGAGCCCAACTCCCGCCCCCTACAGCGGCGCCCACTCCAGAGGCCCACTCGACGGTGATCAACCCCAAGCGGGAACCGGCCGGGTCGCCCCAGACGCCGTCGGAACAGCAGTCGCAGCACTCACCCGGGACATGGACGACGTCGACCACTCCCTGGCCCCGCGCCGACGAAGAGGATCCCAACGGCACCCTGATCCGTCCGCCTTACAGGGTGAGCAACCGCAATGCGTGAATAGTTTCGACGGATATCCGCCTTCCGCTTGACCGATCAAAATCACTCGTGTGTAATTCAAGGCAAGAAAGGAGGGGTACATGGACGAGACATGGGAGCTCTTCGCTGATGAGGGGACTTTTGCATGGCAGGCTGAAGCGCTGTGTGCCCAAACCGATCCGGAAGCCTTCTTCCCTGAGAAGGGTGGGTCGACCCGTGATGCGAAACGGGTCTGCCTGAGTTGCACAGTGCGCACCGAATGCCTTGAATACGCCCTCGCACACGACGAGCGTTTCGGCATCTGGGGCGGGCTTTCTGAGCGGGAGCGCCGCAAGCTCAAGCGCGCTGCCGGCTGAGCGCCTCGTGACCGAGGAACCGCAGCGCGGGGTGATCGACGACGACCTCTGGTCGTGGATCGAGCACGAAGACCCCGTCGCTGACGTCCCCGAGGTCGATCCTTCTTCTGTGGTCGCCGTCATGGTGACCCACAACGCAGCTGAATGGCTGCCCCGGCAGTTGCTGTCCGTCGCGATGCTGAGCACCCGACCCGGCCGGATCGTCGTCGTCGACACCGGCTCAACTGACGAGACTCCAGAACTGGTTGCGCGGGCCCTGGACGAGGGCGTCATTGACGACTTCCTCCGCGCCGACGCCACCACCACGTTCGGTGGCGCGGTCCATGCGGCGCTCGCGGACACCGAGCCGGAATGGATCTGGCTCCTCCACGACGACTCAGCACCCCACCGGGACGCGCTGGCGCATCTGTTGGAGGGCGCCCGCCAGGCCGACGTCGTGGTGCCCAAACTCCTGCAGCCCAAGCGCCGCAACTATCCCGAGACCCTCTCCGAGGTGGGCCAGGCCATCACACCGGGCGGGCTCCGGGTCCCCATGGTGGAGGCCGGCGACGTCGATCAGGGGCAGACCGAGCCGCGCGACGTGCTGGGCGCCTCCACCGCGGGCCTGCTGATCCGCGGCGGCACTTGGCGCGAGGTGGGTGGTCTCGCCCCGGAGGTGGAGCGGCACCGCGACGGCGTCGACTTCGGCTGGCGCGCCAACGCGCTTGGTTTCCGCGTGCTGACGTGGCCCGCGGCCTCGCTGCACCACCGGCGGGTGGGGCACACGGGGGAGCGGCCCTCGAAACAACACCCCCACCTCGACGACAGGCTGGCGGCGCTACGCATCGCGGGCGCCCGCGGGGCCTCGGGCTTCGGGCTGGCCGCAGCCTCGGTGTTCCGGGCGTTGGGCTTCCTGCTGGGCAAGTCGCCGTCGTTCGCCGCTGCGGAGATGCGCGCGCTGGGCAGGTACCAGCGCAGCTCGTCCCTCACCCGGTCGCTGAAGGACCGTTTCCCCACCGAGGACATGACGCCCTCAGACTTGCTGCCCAACCGTTGGTGGCCGGTGCGCAACGCGGCGGACAAGGTGGGCCACGGACTCTCCGAGCGCTACCGCAACCTCACCGACGTCTCGGCGGACACCTCGATCGACGAACTCACCGGCGATGACTTCGCCGGCGGGCAGATCCGCCGCAGGGTCTTCTCGCCGGTGACCGCCCTGGTCGTCGTCCTGCTCATCGCCGCGTTCATCGCCGGGCGCACCCTGCTGGGTGCAGGCCCTGTCTCGGGCGGCGGCATGCTGCCGGCGCCGTCGTCCCTCGGCGCCGCCTGGCAGGCCTACCTCACGGGCGAGGCCCCCTGGTTGGGCCTGGCCGCTTTCGCGTCTCTGGGCGGGCTCGGCAGCCCCGGCTGGTTCGCCTTCCTCGCCGTGCTGTTGACACCGCTGCTGGCCGGGTTGGCCGCCCTCGCGTTGCTGCGGCGGGTGGGACTCGCGGCGGGGCCCGCTGCCGCGGTGAGCGCGGTCTGGGCCGGCGCCACCATCCTATTGGGGCTGGTGACGGCCGGCGACGTCAGCGGCATGGTGCTCTCGGTGGCCGGGCCCTTGCTGGCTCGGGCGGTGCTCGCCGTCGTGCGGAGCGAGGCCAGCGGTGCCGAACGGCTCCGCGCGCCTGCCGGCGCCGGCTTCTGGCTCATCGTGGTGGCCTCGGTGTGGCCTGCCGCTCTCCTCTTCGTGACCATCGCGGGCGTCGCCTGGGGCGCGCGGCACCGGCACCGCGTCGTCGACGTGGTGGTGGGGGTGCTTCCCGCCTGGATCTTCTTCGCGCCCTGGCTGCCCACCCTCGCGCGCTACCCGGGGCGCCTGCTGACGGGGGTGGACCCGCTCGCCTGGCCGGACTTCCCGCCCGCCTCGTACGCGTTGGTCGTGGGTCGCATCCTCCCCTCGGGCCTACCCGTCTGGGCCAACGTGGCGTTCTTCGCTGTGCTGGGCGTCGTGGCGCTGTTCGCCGTCGCCGGGCTCAGGTACCGCCAGTGGCTCTGGACGCTGGTGGGCATCGCGGCGCCCCTGGTGCTGGGCACGCTCCTGTCTCGGCTCACGCTCGAGGTCGACGGCGGCACGGCCCGCGCGCTGCTGTCGCCGTGGGCGCTGCTCGTGGTGGCGGCGCTGCTGGCACCCGTCGTGTTCGCCGAACGGGACGCGGGCCGGAAACGGCGCGCGGCGCTGCTGGCGCTGGTCCTGGCCGCCCTGCTGGCCTTCGGCGCCTGGGGCTGGGTGGGCTTCGCCGGCCCGGTCCGTTCCACCACCAGCGTGCTGCCGGGCTATGTCCGCGACGTGATGTTCTCCCCGCGTGACACCAGGGCCCTGGCCGTCGAGCTGTCTCCGGACGGCACCGTCGACTGGAACGTCGTGGATGCGCGCCAGCCCCGCTGGGGTTCGGCGGAGCGCAATCCGGCGGGGTCCTTCGCCGGCCAGTTCACCACGCTGGTGCACGCCATCGCGAGCGGTTCCGTGCCGGACGACCTGGCTGAGCGACTGCGCCTCATGGGCGTGTCCCACGTGTGGCTGCGCGGCTTCGACGACGACCAGCGGGCCGCCATGGACAATCTGGAGGGTCTGGTGGGCGCCGCCGCGGACGACCGATCCGTCGTCTGGACGGTCAGCGGGCTGGTCTCGCGCGTGACGTACGCAGCGGAGGACCCGGAACCCGTACCCGTGACCGACGGGCACCTTCCCGAGGGCGACGACGGGCGCTACCTGGTCGTCGCAGAGCCGGCAGAGTCAGACTGGGTGGCCACGCTCAACGGCCGCGACCTTGAGCGCACCAGCGGGTTCTCCTGGGCGGCCCTGGACACCGAGATGCTCACGTTCGACGCGGGTGCCGAGGCGGGCGAACTCGTCGTCGAGCCTGCGCCGCGCGACGGCAGGTTCGTGCTGCACCTCCTGGTGATGCTGGGCCTCGCGCTGCTCGCGGCGCCCACCCTGGGGGCCGCCACGGCGGCCCGGAGGGGACAGGAATGATCAGACGGATACTCGTGACCCTCGTGGCGTTCCTGGTCATCGGTGGCCTCGCTGTGGGACTGTCGCTCCTGACCCCGGCCCGGGTGCCGGCCTCCGCGACGGTGGACCTGCCCCGCACCACGCGGATGACCTGCCTGCAGTCGGGCGACGCGCTGGCCTATTCGGCCGGGACGATGACCGCCACGGCCACGGAGTCCGGCGACCAGGTCTTCTCCCGCACCGGCTCGGGCCTGTTCGCCGGGGTGGACGGGCCGTTCGTGATCGGCGCCGATGCCCTGGCGGTCGCGGGCATCTACGCGGCCGGGCCGGCCCGCACGTTCGCGCCCTGTGCGCCCGCGGCGACGTCCGGCACCATCGTGGTCACGGAGCCGGGCGACGCCGAACTGCTGATCACCAACAGCGACGCGAACGAGGCCATCGTGGACCTCACCCTGCTCGGCCCGGACGGTGAGGTGGCCGCCATCGGTGCCCGCGGCATCGCGGTGGCCCCGGGTGTGTCCCGCAGGATCGCGCTGTCCGTGCTGTCCCCGGAGGGGCCGGTGGGCGTGTCATTCCGGGCCAGCGAGGGGCGCGTGGCCATGGCTGCGGTCAACGTCGAGGGACGCGCCGCCCGATACGTGGCGCCCACGCGCCCCGCCCTGGAGCACCTCATCGGGGGCGTGCCCCCCGGCGCGTCAGACGTGCAACTGGTGATCAGCAACCCGCGCGAGGAACGCGCCGACATCACCGTGACCGCGCTGGGCGCCACGTCGTCCTACGAACTCGCCGCCACCGCAGACCTGAGCGTCGAGCCCATGTCGAGCGTCGTGGTTCCCATCGCGGAATCGCTCGGCGGCGAGGCGAGCGCCATCCGCGTCGAATCCACCCAGGAGGTGGCCGCAGGGGTGGTGGTGAGCGGCCCGACGGGGAGCCCCGCCACCCTGGTCGACGTGGAGGCCGCACCGGAGCTGGCGGCCACCACGATGGGTGGCGCCCTCCAGATCACGAACCCGGGGACCGACCCGGTCGAGGTGAAGGTGTCTGCCGGGGAAGGGTTCACGCTGACGGTGTCGCCCGGGACCACCGTCGTGCAGGTCCTCCCCCTGGCGGCCCAGCAGCTCATCACCGTGACGGCGGACGACCCTGTGATCGCTTCGGCCGCCACGTCGGAGGCAACGGGCACCATCATCGTGCCGCTGGGCGGTGTGGCCGATGAGCCACGCTCGACCGGCAGGGCGGAGCTGGACGCCCACCTGAGGTGACCCGCCGTCCGGCGGGCGTCAGTCCCAGTCGTCCCAGTTCTCGTCGCCCCCCAGGTCTTCGATGCTCCGGCCGGTGAGCGTGCTCAACTGCTCGACGATGGTGCGGTGCACCAGGCGGCGCAATTCCGCGCGCGACGAGGCGCGGTGCTCGAGCGGACGCTCGAAGATCACGATCTGGGCCTTCCGGCCCCTGCTCGGTTCCACCGCCGCGGACAGCGGCACGCGGTCTCCCGTCCAACCGCCACGCAGGTGGGGAACCTCCTCGACCCCGACGATGATCCCGTTCAGCGCATCCGGGCAGGCACCGGCGATGTCGACCATCGCGTTGGTGACGCATTCGTTGAAGTAGTCCACGCGCGTGGGCCGGCCGAGGGGCACCGGCTTGCCCGACAGCGGGTTGGGCGTGGCCAACGGGCCCCGCATTCCGCGGTCATGTCGGTCTCTTCTGCGTGGCATGTCGCCACTCTAGTAGCGGGTGAGATACCTTGCTCGGGTGCGTTCCTGTTCCCGTACCGCGTGTGCCGCCCCGGCGGTGGCGACGATGACGTACGTCTATGCAGACTCCACGGCGGTCCTGGGGCCCCTGTCGCTGACGCCGGAACCGGGGATCTACGACCTGTGCCAGCGCCACGCGGAGCGCACCAGCCCGCCGAACGGCTGGGAGATGATCCGGCTGCCGCTCAACGGCACCGCCCCCGCCCCCACGCAGGAGACGTCCGACGACCTCATGGCGCTGGCGGATGCGGTGCGGGCCATCGGCCTACGGAATGACGACGTCGCGCCGCCGCTGACCAGCGTGGTCATCCCCGTCGTCGCCGCTGCGCCCGATCCGGCCCGTGGCGGCCACCTGCGGCTCGTCCCGACGGGCGAGTGACCAGGTTCGCTACCCTGAGCAGGTGCTTGAGCGAGACATCTTCAAGGCCAACGACATCCGCGGCATCGTCGTCGGCGACAACCCACAGTGGGACCTTGACGGGGCCCGGGCGCTGGGCGCCGCCTTCGTCGAGTTGCTCGAGCCGGAGGAATTCGTGCTCGGCCGCGACATGCGGGTGCTCGGCCGCGAACTGTCCTGGGCCTTCATCGACGGGGCGCGCCGCGCCGGCGCCTCCGTGGTGGACATCGGCCTCAGCTCGACGGACCAGCTGTGGTTCGCGTCGGGCCAGCTGAGCCTGCCCGGCGTGCAGTTCACCGCCAGCCACAACCCGTCCGAATACAACGGCATCAAGTTCTGCCTGGCGGACGCCAGGCCCGTGCCGCCGGATTTCATGAACCGGCTGCGTGACCTCGCCGCCACGGTCGAACTCGGCGACGAGGTGCGGGGCGAGGTCCGCGAACTCGACTGCCTGGAGGACTACGCGGACAAGCTCGGCGATCTGGTCCCGGCCACGGGGGAGCGCGAGCTCACCGTCGTTGTCGACGCGGGCAACGGCATGGCCGGTCACACCGCGCTGACCGCGCTGGCCGGGCGATCCCTCGACATCGTCGGCCTCTACCTCGACCTGGACGGCTCGTTCCCGAACCATCCTGCCAACCCCCTGGAGCCCGCGAACCTAGTCGACGCGCAGCGCGCCGTCGTCGACAACGACGCCGACCTCGGTCTGGTCTTCGACGGCGACGCCGACCGCTGCTTCATCATCGACGAGCAGGGCGAGGTGGTGGACCCCTCGGTCATCACCGCCATGATCGCGGTGGCGGAACTGGCGAAGCACCCCGGTTCCACCATCGTGACCAACACCATCACCTCCTGGGGCGTCGGCGAGGCCGTGGAGGCGGCCGGCGGCACCATCCGGCAGTCGCGCGTGGGCCACACCTACGTCAAGGCGCTGATGGCCGAGACCGGCGCCGTCTTCGGCGGGGAACACTCCGCGCACTACTACTTCCGCGACTTCTGGTCGGCCGACACCGGCATGCTCGCAGCGCTGCACGTGATCGAACTGCTCCGCTCCGCGGACAGGCCGCTCTCGCAGCTGGCCGCCGTCTACGACTCCTACCGCCGCTCCGGCGAACTCAACTCCACCGTCGACGACGCGGAGGCCTGCATGGACGCGGTCGCCGCCGCGTTCGAGGGCAGGGGAGAGGCGGACCGGCTCGACGGGCTGAGCGTCCGCAACCCTACGGAGGGCTGGTGGATCAACCTGCGCCCCAGCAACACCGAGCCGCTCCTGCGGCTGAACGTGGAGGCCCGCAACCAGGCCACGATGGAAGCCCTGCGCGACGAGGTGCTCGCCCTCGTCCGGGCCGGGCAGCCCGACTAAGCTGACTTCACCACTGAGGAGGAACCATGGCCGAAACTCTCGAGCTGTCGCCCGAATTCATGGCGATCGCCGCGTGCCCCGCGTGCCACGCCAAGTTCGCCGTCGACTACGACCAGCAGGAACTCGTGTGCACCAACAACGCCTGTGCGCTGGCGTACCCGGTGCGCGACGGGATCCCCGTGCTGCTCATCGACCAGGCCCGTAGCACCCAGTGAACGGCCCCCAGTTCGACGATTCGCGCCTCGAAGCTGCTGATCTCGAGCAGCACGAGGGCCTTCGCGCCCTGGCCATGGCCGGTGCCCGCATCCGGCGCGCCGCGCTGACCGAGCCGCACGGGCACCTCGAGCGGGCAGACCGCCCGCGGGGTGTGCTGGCGATGGGTGCCGAGTCCAGGCTGGTGCGCGCCGTGCTCGAGCCCGCCTGCCCGGTGCCGTTCATGGCCTGGCCGGGCCCCGGGCTGCCCGCCTGGGTGGGTCCTCTGGACCTCGCGGTCATCCTCGGGACCACGGACACCCCCGGGTGGGTGGTGCAGTGCGCCGCGGAGGCCAACCGTCGTGGCGCCACGCTGATCGTCGCCGCCCCGGAGGATTGCGAACTGACGGAGGTGACGCGCTCCAACACCACCACGCTGATTCCGCTGGAGGAGAACGACCCCGTCGCGGCCGCCGTGTCTGTGCTGGCCCAGCTGGGCGCGCTCGGGCTCGGGCCGCTGGTGTACCCCGAACATGTGGCAGACGCGGCAGACCTCGTGGCCGAGGCGTGCGCGCCCACAAGTGACCTGTCGGAGAACCCCGGCAAGGAGCTCGCGCTCGCGCTCGCGGACAGGTTGCCGCTGATCTGGGGTGGCACGACGCTGGCCGCACGTGCGTCGCGGCGCATAGCCGAAGCGGTCCGCCGCGCCTGTGGTCGCCCCGCCCTCGCCGCAGATGCGTCGGAGATCCGCACCCTGCTGACCTCCGCCCCCATCCGTGACCCGTTCGCAGACCCCTTCGACGGCGACTCCGAGACCCAGCCGGTGCTGGTCCTGCTCGACGACGACAAACTGCCGGACCGGGTGTCCGGCGTGGCGATGGACCTGGCTGACGTGGCCGAATCGCGCGGCCTGCGGGTCGCCCGCGTCTCGTCCGGCGACGCGGACCTCGGCGCCACGGACGTCGAGCGCTACATCACGTTGCTGCAGAAGGGCCTCTACGGCGCTGCTTACCTGGAGATCGGCCTGACCGCCACCGAGTGACCGATATCCTCAGCGCATGCGCAAGGTTCTCGTCCTCAACGGCCCCAACCTCGGCCGGCTCGGTACCCGTCAGCCGGAGATCTACGGCGCCATGACCTACGCCGGCCTAGCCGAGCACCTCGTCGAGACCGGTGAAGGCATGGGCCTCGAGGTCGACGTCCGGCAGACGGAGCACGAGGGCCAGATGATCGAGTGGCTCCACGAGGCGGCCGACGGTGGCCTCCCCGTCGTCCTCAACGCAGGGGCCTGGACGCACTACTCGTATGCCATCGCGGATGCTGCGGCGCTGACCACGTACGTGGAGGTGCACATCTCCAACGTGCACGCGCGCGAGGGTTTCCGGGAACACAGCGTGCTGTCGGCCAAGGCGGCCGGCATCATCATCGGCTGCGGCGTGGGTGGATATGACCTCGCGCTGGCCCACGTGGCCGCCATGTAGAGTTGGGCCCGTGGATTTTCGTGTAGCTGACCTGTCCCTGGCCGACTTCGGCCGCAAGGAGATCACCCTCGCCGAGCATGAGATGCCCGGCCTCATGGCCATGCGCGAACGGTTCGGTGACTCCAAGCCGCTGAAGGGCGCCCGGATCGCCGGGTCGCTGCACATGACCATCCAGACAGCGGTGCTGATCGAGACCCTCGTGGCGCTGGGCGCCGACGTGCGCTGGGCCTCGTGCAACATCTTCTCCACCCAGGACCACGCGGCCGCGGCCATCGCCGTCGGCCCCGACGGCACGCCGGACAACCCGCAGGGTGTCCCGGTGTTCGCGTGGAAGGGCGAGACGCTGGAGGAGTACTGGTGGTGCACCCGCCAGATCCTCGAATGGCCGGACGGCCGGCACCCCAACATGATCCTCGACGACGGAGGCGACGCCACGCTGCTCGTCCACCAGGGCGTCGGAGCCCAGCGCGCGGGCGAGGCCCCGGCTGACGCCGACGACGACTCCCACGAGTTCCGCGTCGTCAAGCAGACCCTGCGCGACGCGTTCGGTCAGGTGGACTGGGAGGCCCTCGCCGCGTCGATCCAGGGCGTGACCGAGGAGACCACCACCGGAGTGCACCGCCTCTACGAGATGTCGAAGAACGGCACGCTGCTGTTCCCGGCCATCAACGTCAACGACTCGGTCACCAAGTCCAAGTTCGACAACCGGTACGGCTGCCGTCATTCGCTCATCGACGGCATCAACCGCGCCACCGACGTGCTGATCGGCGGCAAGGTCGCCGTCGTGTGCGGCTACGGCGACGTCGGCAAGGGCTGTGCGGAGTCGCTGCGCGGCCAGGGCGCCCGGGTCGTCGTGACGGAGGTGGACCCCATCTGCGCGCTGCAGGCCGCGATGGACGGCTACCAGGTCACCACGCTCGACGACGTGGTGGACACCGCAGACATCTTCGTCACCGCCACCGGCTGCCTCAACGTCATCTCGCACGAGCAGATGGCCCGCATGAAGCACCAGGCCATCGTCGGCAACATCGGCCACTTCGACAACGAGATCGACATGGCCGGCCTCGAGGCCCGCACGGATGTGCAGCGGGTCGAGATCAAGCCGCAGGTCCACGAGTGGCGCTTCGACGACGGCCACTCCGTCCTCGTCCTGTCCGAGGGGCGACTGCTGAACCTGGGCAACGCCACCGGCCACCCGTCGTTCGTGATGAGCAACTCGTTCACCAACCAGGTGCTCGCACAGATCGAGCTGTTCACCAAGCCGGCCGACTACCCGGTGGGCGTCTACGTGCTCCCGAAGCAGCTGGACGAGGAGGTGGCGCGCCTCCACCTGGGTGCGCTGGGCGTGAAGCTGACGGAACTGTCCGCCACGCAGGCCGCCTACCTGGGTGTCGACGTCGCCGGCCCGTACAAGTCCGAGTACTACCGCTACTGAGCGAACCCGCTACCGAAACGAGTCGCCGGCGAGCACCTGCTCGCCGGCGATTCTTTTGCCCAACAGTTGGTGTTACTCGCCCGGCCTCAGCGTCTGCCAGATCTCCTTGCACTCAGGGCACACCGGGAACTTGTCGGGGTTCTTGGTGGGCACCCAGACCTTGCCGCACAACGCCACGACCGGCGTGCCGGTGACCATGGCTTTCATCAGCTTGTCCTTGGGCACGTAGTGCGAGAAGCGGTCTTGGTCGCCGTCCTCGAACAACTCCGTGCGCTCGTCAACAACCGTCTGGGATCCGGGGGCCAGTTCACTCATGCGACAGATTCTACGTGGCCGCGCAGAGACACGTGCGGCACAATGGGGCGCGGCCAAGGAGGTTTCATGACGCAGGGACGGTGGGCGCTCATCGTGGGCATCATGCTGAGCGTCTTCGCGGTCGCCTTCCAGGCCATCGGCATCGCGACGGCGTTGCCCACCGTCATGGAGGACCTGGGCGCCGCCGTCCTGTACCCCTGGGCCTTCACCACCTTCGTGTCGGGCATGCTGTTGGCCGTCATCGTGGCCGGCCGGGTCACGGATCGGCGCGGCCCGTCGCTCCCCATCTATGTGGGCTTCGCGCTGTTCGGCATCGGGCTGGTGATGGGCTGGCTCGCTCCGTCGGTGTGGGTGCTGCTCGCCGGCCGCGTCGTCCAGGGCCTGGGTGCCGGCGCGCTCAACCTCACGCTGATGGTGATCGTCGCGCACGGGTTCCGGCCCGAGGACCGCCCCAAGGCCATGGCGTTGGTGTCGTTCTGTTGGCTGCTCCCGGCCTTCGTCGGCCCGCCCATCGCCGCCTGGCTGACGCTGACCAACTGGCGGCTGGTCTTCGCAGTGATGGTGCCGCTGATGGTCATCGCGTTCGCCATCACGTTGCCCGGGCTGCGGCGCGTCCAGGCGGAGTTCCACGGCGACGGCGACGTGCCGCCCGTCCCGGTCGCCGCCACCATCGCGGTGACGCTGGCGCCGTCGTTCATCCTGCTCGCCGGCCAGCCGCTGGGGCTCTGGCGTTGGGTCTCTGCCACCGCGGGTGTGGCCGCGTTGGCCTGGGGGCTCAAGCGCATCATCGCGCCCAAGGCTTTGGGGTTCGGGCCCGGTATCCCGAGCATCGTCCTGGCCCGCGCCACCCAGGCGGGCGCCTTCTTCGCGGCCGAGACCATCGTGCTGGTCACGCTCCAGCACCTGCGCGGCTACACGCCGTTCCAGGTGGGCCTCGCGCTCACCGTCGGCAGCCTCGGGTGGACCCTCGCGTCGTGGTTGCAGGCGCAGCGCTGGGTGCCCCTCAGCCGAGACGCCTTCATCACGCTGGGGGCGGCACTCTCGGCGTTCGGGATCGCGACGCTGGTGGCTTTCGCCTGGTACGCCGGGATGCCGCTGGCGGCCGCGCTGGCCGGGTGGATCGTCGCAGGGCTGGGCATGGGGCTCACGATGCCCAGCAGCTCCGTGGCGGTGATGGGGTTGTCGTCGCAGTTCGAGCAGGGGCGGCACCAGTCGTCGCTCCAACTGGCCGAATCGGTCGGTAACTCCGTGGTGACCGCGGTCGCCGGCGGCA includes these proteins:
- a CDS encoding glycosyltransferase, whose protein sequence is MTEEPQRGVIDDDLWSWIEHEDPVADVPEVDPSSVVAVMVTHNAAEWLPRQLLSVAMLSTRPGRIVVVDTGSTDETPELVARALDEGVIDDFLRADATTTFGGAVHAALADTEPEWIWLLHDDSAPHRDALAHLLEGARQADVVVPKLLQPKRRNYPETLSEVGQAITPGGLRVPMVEAGDVDQGQTEPRDVLGASTAGLLIRGGTWREVGGLAPEVERHRDGVDFGWRANALGFRVLTWPAASLHHRRVGHTGERPSKQHPHLDDRLAALRIAGARGASGFGLAAASVFRALGFLLGKSPSFAAAEMRALGRYQRSSSLTRSLKDRFPTEDMTPSDLLPNRWWPVRNAADKVGHGLSERYRNLTDVSADTSIDELTGDDFAGGQIRRRVFSPVTALVVVLLIAAFIAGRTLLGAGPVSGGGMLPAPSSLGAAWQAYLTGEAPWLGLAAFASLGGLGSPGWFAFLAVLLTPLLAGLAALALLRRVGLAAGPAAAVSAVWAGATILLGLVTAGDVSGMVLSVAGPLLARAVLAVVRSEASGAERLRAPAGAGFWLIVVASVWPAALLFVTIAGVAWGARHRHRVVDVVVGVLPAWIFFAPWLPTLARYPGRLLTGVDPLAWPDFPPASYALVVGRILPSGLPVWANVAFFAVLGVVALFAVAGLRYRQWLWTLVGIAAPLVLGTLLSRLTLEVDGGTARALLSPWALLVVAALLAPVVFAERDAGRKRRAALLALVLAALLAFGAWGWVGFAGPVRSTTSVLPGYVRDVMFSPRDTRALAVELSPDGTVDWNVVDARQPRWGSAERNPAGSFAGQFTTLVHAIASGSVPDDLAERLRLMGVSHVWLRGFDDDQRAAMDNLEGLVGAAADDRSVVWTVSGLVSRVTYAAEDPEPVPVTDGHLPEGDDGRYLVVAEPAESDWVATLNGRDLERTSGFSWAALDTEMLTFDAGAEAGELVVEPAPRDGRFVLHLLVMLGLALLAAPTLGAATAARRGQE
- a CDS encoding mannose-1-phosphate guanylyltransferase, translating into MRYVVIMAGGSGTRLWPLSRKGRPKQLLEMVGGKSLLRLAYERLDGLVDKNRILVCTGRSYADDVARQLPELAPGNILGEPEGRDSLNAVAWSAAVVADRDPDGVVAMVTADQIIEPVDEFQRSLSLAFDVAEARPNALVTLGVVPTSPHTGYGYLHRADELEGFSGVHRVAEFKEKPSRDVAVAYVNSGEYWWNAGMFVWRANTLLSQLDQLLPDTARTVREIVAHPERLDELFPTLQKISVDYAVMEPASVGKTDAEVVSVGLHIHWKDVGGFLSLAELFTRDEHGNAVDGRTVTLDSSGSVLVNAAGPDHVVAALGLKNCLVVATETATLVAGLEDSERIRELVELVRTRVGAEYA
- a CDS encoding metallopeptidase family protein → MPRRRDRHDRGMRGPLATPNPLSGKPVPLGRPTRVDYFNECVTNAMVDIAGACPDALNGIIVGVEEVPHLRGGWTGDRVPLSAAVEPSRGRKAQIVIFERPLEHRASSRAELRRLVHRTIVEQLSTLTGRSIEDLGGDENWDDWD
- a CDS encoding WhiB family transcriptional regulator produces the protein MDETWELFADEGTFAWQAEALCAQTDPEAFFPEKGGSTRDAKRVCLSCTVRTECLEYALAHDERFGIWGGLSERERRKLKRAAG
- a CDS encoding TIGR03089 family protein; its protein translation is MLVSALQKRVARQGAQPLFTYYDGAEGSRIELSAVTFANWVDKTANLIADLGHDDGEPIDVALASSHPGHWVTMVWIAAAWQRGCPVNSDATGADFLVVGPGDDRRAEITVACSLHPLGLGFTTPPVDAVDYREVFGQPDLHDVALDGESFSWDGAAAPEVGASDGRVLLRDPAPGWETVARALVAPVLGTGSTVVAVNTSDDEAARIGADERVTH
- a CDS encoding DUF5719 family protein, encoding MIRRILVTLVAFLVIGGLAVGLSLLTPARVPASATVDLPRTTRMTCLQSGDALAYSAGTMTATATESGDQVFSRTGSGLFAGVDGPFVIGADALAVAGIYAAGPARTFAPCAPAATSGTIVVTEPGDAELLITNSDANEAIVDLTLLGPDGEVAAIGARGIAVAPGVSRRIALSVLSPEGPVGVSFRASEGRVAMAAVNVEGRAARYVAPTRPALEHLIGGVPPGASDVQLVISNPREERADITVTALGATSSYELAATADLSVEPMSSVVVPIAESLGGEASAIRVESTQEVAAGVVVSGPTGSPATLVDVEAAPELAATTMGGALQITNPGTDPVEVKVSAGEGFTLTVSPGTTVVQVLPLAAQQLITVTADDPVIASAATSEATGTIIVPLGGVADEPRSTGRAELDAHLR